One window from the genome of Sphingomonas lacunae encodes:
- a CDS encoding citrate synthase, with product MTDATLSTGDQQVSLPVLEGSVGPSVLDIRKMYAQTGQFTYDPGFTSTASCESALTYIDGDEGVLLHRGYPIGQLAEQSSFMEVSYLLLNGELPSQDELTGFTNTITRHTMLHEQLSTFYRGFRRDAHPMAIMCGVVGALSAFYHDSTDINDPVQRRIASHRLIAKMPTIAAMAYKYSVGQPFVYPDNSLSYTGNFLKMTFGVPAEDYEVIPAVERAMDRIFILHADHEQNASTSTVRLAGSSGANPFACIAAGIACLWGPAHGGANEAALNMLREIGTPDRIQHYIDRAKDKNDPFRLMGFGHRVYKNYDPRATVMQSTVREVFDALKVNDPLFETALRLEEIALSDPYFAEKKLFPNVDFYSGIILSAIGFPTTMFTALFALARTVGWVAQWNEMISDPAQKIGRPRQLYTGPTQRDYVPLSQR from the coding sequence ATGACAGACGCCACGCTCTCCACAGGCGACCAACAGGTCAGCCTCCCCGTGCTCGAAGGGTCGGTTGGCCCGTCGGTCCTCGATATTCGCAAAATGTATGCCCAGACCGGTCAGTTCACCTATGATCCTGGCTTCACCTCGACCGCCAGCTGCGAATCCGCGCTGACCTATATTGACGGTGATGAAGGCGTCCTGCTGCATCGTGGCTACCCGATTGGCCAGCTTGCCGAACAGTCGAGTTTCATGGAGGTTTCCTATCTCCTGTTGAATGGCGAGCTGCCGTCGCAGGACGAACTGACGGGCTTCACCAACACCATCACCCGGCACACCATGCTGCACGAACAGCTGTCTACTTTCTATCGCGGGTTTCGCCGGGATGCGCACCCGATGGCAATCATGTGCGGTGTCGTGGGAGCCCTTTCGGCCTTCTATCATGATTCGACCGACATTAACGATCCGGTGCAGCGCAGGATTGCCAGCCACCGCCTGATCGCCAAGATGCCCACGATTGCGGCGATGGCCTACAAATATTCTGTGGGCCAGCCGTTCGTCTATCCGGACAATTCGTTGAGCTATACCGGCAATTTCCTCAAGATGACCTTTGGCGTTCCGGCTGAGGACTATGAGGTGATCCCGGCGGTCGAACGCGCCATGGACCGGATTTTCATTCTCCATGCCGACCATGAGCAGAATGCGTCGACCTCCACCGTGCGACTGGCGGGTTCGTCGGGGGCTAACCCGTTTGCCTGCATCGCCGCTGGCATCGCCTGCCTCTGGGGCCCGGCCCACGGCGGAGCAAATGAGGCCGCGCTCAACATGTTGCGCGAGATTGGGACACCGGATCGCATCCAGCATTATATCGACCGGGCCAAAGACAAGAATGACCCGTTCCGCCTGATGGGTTTCGGCCACCGCGTTTACAAGAACTACGATCCCCGCGCGACGGTGATGCAATCGACCGTCCGTGAAGTGTTTGATGCGCTCAAGGTCAATGATCCGCTGTTTGAGACGGCCCTCCGCCTGGAAGAAATCGCCCTGAGCGATCCCTATTTCGCGGAAAAGAAGCTGTTCCCGAACGTGGACTTCTACTCGGGCATCATCCTTTCGGCGATCGGTTTCCCGACCACAATGTTCACCGCCCTCTTTGCCTTGGCCCGGACCGTTGGCTGGGTTGCGCAGTGGAATGAAATGATCTCTGACCCCGCGCAAAAGATTGGTCGGCCGCGCCAGCTCTACACTGGCCCGACCC